The following are from one region of the Streptomyces fradiae genome:
- a CDS encoding DMT family transporter — protein MPNSSTASPPSPARTARLALAAAGVTVVLWASAFVSIRSAGAAYSPGALALGRLLAGSLVLGAVLLVRREGLPPRAAWRGIAVSGLLWFGVYMVVLNWGEQEVDAGTAAMVVNIGPILIALLGAKVLGEALPPRLLAGMAVSFAGAVAVGLSMSAGSGGGHASVLGVLLCLLAAVAYAGGVVAQKPALAHGSALQVTTFGCLVGTVGCLPFAGQLVAEAGRAPLSATLNMVYLGVFPTALAFTTWAYALARTTAGRMGATTYAVPALVVLLAWVFLGELPGLLTLGGGALCLAGVAVSRSRPRTRAGVRSREVEQPAPAPVQD, from the coding sequence ATGCCGAACTCGTCAACCGCGTCCCCTCCCTCCCCCGCCCGCACCGCGCGGCTCGCGCTCGCCGCCGCGGGCGTCACCGTCGTCCTGTGGGCCTCCGCCTTCGTGTCCATCCGCAGCGCGGGGGCCGCCTACTCCCCCGGCGCTCTCGCGCTCGGCCGGCTGCTCGCCGGTTCGCTCGTCCTGGGTGCCGTGCTCCTGGTGCGGCGGGAGGGGCTGCCGCCCCGGGCCGCGTGGCGCGGGATCGCGGTGTCGGGCCTGCTGTGGTTCGGCGTGTACATGGTGGTGCTCAACTGGGGCGAGCAGGAGGTCGACGCCGGCACTGCGGCGATGGTCGTGAACATCGGCCCGATCCTGATCGCGCTGCTCGGCGCGAAGGTGCTCGGCGAGGCGCTGCCGCCGCGGCTGCTCGCGGGCATGGCGGTGTCCTTCGCGGGCGCGGTCGCGGTGGGGCTCTCGATGTCCGCCGGTTCGGGCGGGGGGCACGCCTCGGTGCTCGGGGTGCTGCTGTGTCTGCTCGCGGCGGTGGCGTACGCGGGCGGGGTGGTGGCGCAGAAGCCGGCGCTCGCGCACGGCAGCGCGCTGCAGGTGACGACCTTCGGGTGTCTGGTCGGCACGGTGGGATGTCTGCCGTTCGCCGGGCAGCTGGTCGCCGAGGCGGGCCGGGCCCCGCTGTCGGCGACCCTGAACATGGTCTATCTCGGGGTGTTCCCGACCGCTCTCGCCTTCACCACCTGGGCCTATGCCCTGGCCCGCACCACGGCGGGCCGGATGGGCGCGACGACCTACGCCGTGCCGGCCCTGGTGGTGCTGCTCGCCTGGGTGTTCCTCGGCGAGCTGCCGGGGCTGCTCACGCTCGGCGGCGGCGCGCTGTGCCTGGCGGGCGTGGCGGTGTCCCGGTCCCGGCCGCGGACACGGGCGGGGGTGCGGTCGCGGGAGGTCGAACAGCCCGCGCCCGCACCCGTACAGGACTAG
- a CDS encoding aldehyde dehydrogenase family protein, giving the protein MKAHDAMYIGGEWRPAASTETLPVTDPATEQVVAHVPAGTAEDVDAAVRAARAAFPGWAATPPAERAARIAALRDALAARAEEIAATVTTELGAPPQLAAAVHTGLPIAVAGSYAELAATHPFEEKVGNSTVYSEPVGVVAAITPWNYPLHQIVAKVAPALAAGCAIVLKPAEDTPLTAQLFAEAVHEAGLPAGVFNLVTGLGPVAGQALAEHPGVDLVSFTGSTAVGRRIGALAGGAVKRVALELGGKSANVILPSADLGKAVAVGVANVMSNSGQTCSAWTRMLVHTEQYEEAVALAAAAVAKYVPGERVGPLVNAKQRDRVRGYIEQGIAEGARLVAGGPEAPHATGYYVAPTVFADVTPDMTIAQEEIFGPVVSIIRYEDEADALAIANGTVYGLAGAVWGEEAEAVAFARRMETGQVDINGGRFNPLAPFGGWKQSGVGRELGAHGLAEYLQTKSLQF; this is encoded by the coding sequence ATGAAGGCCCACGACGCGATGTACATCGGCGGGGAGTGGCGCCCCGCCGCCTCCACGGAGACCCTCCCCGTGACCGACCCGGCGACCGAGCAGGTCGTCGCCCACGTCCCGGCCGGCACCGCCGAGGACGTCGACGCCGCCGTGCGGGCCGCCCGGGCCGCCTTCCCCGGGTGGGCCGCCACCCCGCCCGCCGAGCGGGCCGCCCGCATCGCCGCGCTGCGCGACGCCCTCGCCGCCCGCGCCGAGGAGATCGCCGCCACCGTCACCACCGAGCTCGGTGCCCCGCCGCAGCTCGCCGCCGCCGTGCACACCGGGCTGCCGATCGCCGTCGCCGGCTCCTACGCCGAACTCGCCGCCACCCACCCCTTCGAGGAGAAGGTCGGCAACTCCACCGTCTACTCCGAGCCGGTCGGCGTGGTCGCCGCGATCACCCCCTGGAACTACCCGCTGCACCAGATCGTCGCCAAGGTCGCCCCCGCCCTCGCCGCCGGCTGCGCGATCGTCCTCAAGCCCGCCGAGGACACCCCGCTCACCGCCCAGCTGTTCGCCGAGGCCGTGCACGAGGCGGGGCTCCCGGCCGGGGTGTTCAACCTGGTCACCGGCCTCGGCCCGGTCGCCGGACAGGCCCTCGCCGAGCACCCCGGCGTGGACCTGGTCTCCTTCACCGGCTCCACCGCCGTCGGCCGGAGGATCGGCGCGCTCGCCGGCGGCGCCGTCAAGCGGGTCGCCCTCGAACTCGGCGGCAAGTCCGCCAATGTCATCTTGCCCAGCGCGGACCTCGGCAAGGCCGTCGCCGTCGGCGTCGCCAACGTCATGTCCAACTCCGGCCAGACCTGCAGCGCCTGGACCCGGATGCTCGTCCACACCGAGCAGTACGAGGAGGCCGTCGCCCTCGCCGCCGCGGCCGTCGCCAAGTACGTGCCCGGCGAGCGGGTCGGCCCCCTCGTCAACGCCAAGCAGCGCGACCGGGTCCGCGGCTACATCGAGCAGGGCATCGCCGAGGGTGCCCGGCTCGTCGCCGGCGGCCCCGAAGCCCCGCACGCGACCGGCTACTACGTCGCCCCGACCGTCTTCGCCGACGTCACCCCCGACATGACCATCGCCCAGGAGGAGATCTTCGGCCCGGTCGTCTCGATCATCCGCTACGAGGACGAGGCCGACGCCCTGGCCATCGCCAACGGCACCGTCTACGGGCTCGCCGGCGCCGTCTGGGGCGAGGAGGCCGAGGCCGTCGCCTTCGCCCGCCGCATGGAGACCGGCCAGGTCGACATCAATGGCGGCCGCTTCAACCCGCTGGCCCCGTTCGGCGGCTGGAAGCAGTCCGGCGTCGGCCGCGAGCTCGGCGCGCACGGCCTCGCCGAGTACCTCCAGACCAAGTCCCTGCAGTTCTAG
- a CDS encoding TetR/AcrR family transcriptional regulator → MCAMARPRKPLLSRDRIVATAGTLVDAEGLAALSTRRLAAELGVSGPSLYNHFRTKDEILDAVADTVSAKVDLSMFAPGDPRDWRTALHDWAVSYRAALTDHPNLVPLLAQGPGRRPAGLKVADAVFGAMVRAGWPPAQATRIGALMRYFITGSALGSFARGFVNDEDAYDPADYPHLGQAHLLAERGEQVDEGAFETGLRALLDGLAMQYEAGVRGTWPKQDSANGS, encoded by the coding sequence ATGTGCGCCATGGCCCGACCGCGCAAGCCCCTGCTCAGCCGAGACCGCATCGTCGCAACGGCGGGCACGCTCGTGGACGCCGAGGGCCTGGCCGCGCTCTCCACCCGGCGGCTCGCGGCCGAACTCGGCGTCAGCGGCCCCTCCCTCTACAACCACTTCCGCACCAAGGACGAGATCCTGGACGCGGTCGCGGACACGGTCAGCGCGAAAGTCGATCTGTCGATGTTCGCGCCGGGCGACCCGCGTGACTGGCGCACCGCGCTGCACGACTGGGCGGTCTCCTACCGCGCGGCCCTGACCGACCACCCGAACCTGGTCCCCCTGCTCGCCCAGGGCCCCGGCCGCCGCCCGGCCGGCCTCAAGGTCGCGGACGCGGTCTTCGGCGCGATGGTCCGGGCCGGCTGGCCACCCGCCCAGGCCACCCGCATCGGCGCCCTCATGCGCTACTTCATCACCGGCTCCGCCCTCGGCTCCTTCGCCCGCGGCTTCGTGAACGACGAGGACGCCTACGACCCCGCCGACTACCCTCACCTGGGACAGGCCCACCTGCTCGCGGAGCGCGGCGAACAGGTCGACGAGGGGGCGTTCGAGACGGGCCTGCGGGCGCTCCTCGACGGGCTGGCGATGCAGTACGAGGCGGGGGTACGGGGGACATGGCCGAAGCAGGACTCGGCGAACGGCTCATAG
- a CDS encoding ArsR/SmtB family transcription factor: MAPKDLAALAALFADETRAAFLLALLDGRAWTAGELARQAKVAPSTASEHLGKLVAGGVLAEERQGRHRYVRLADPGVAHLVEDLAARAEPDVPAAPRGLRAVSAGQAMARGRTCYDHLAGRLGIAIAEAMTARGLLRQDTGFALTDAGLAWFADLGLPLVRGRGRRPVARGCLDWTERKPHLAGLAGAALCRHALDAGWCVRIGSERAVKVTAAGERALHAALGIEPAELR; the protein is encoded by the coding sequence ATGGCCCCCAAAGACCTCGCCGCCCTGGCCGCCCTGTTCGCCGACGAGACCCGCGCCGCCTTCCTGCTCGCCCTGCTGGACGGGCGGGCCTGGACCGCCGGGGAGCTGGCGCGGCAGGCGAAGGTGGCGCCGTCCACGGCCAGTGAGCACCTGGGCAAGCTGGTCGCGGGCGGGGTGCTCGCCGAGGAGCGGCAGGGGCGGCACCGGTATGTACGGCTCGCCGATCCCGGGGTCGCGCACCTGGTCGAGGACCTGGCCGCGCGTGCGGAACCGGACGTGCCGGCCGCGCCGCGCGGGCTGCGGGCGGTGAGCGCCGGGCAGGCGATGGCCCGTGGGCGCACCTGCTACGACCATCTGGCCGGGCGGCTCGGGATCGCGATCGCCGAGGCGATGACGGCCCGCGGGCTGCTGCGCCAGGACACCGGCTTCGCGCTCACCGACGCCGGGCTCGCCTGGTTCGCGGACCTGGGCCTCCCTCTCGTACGGGGCCGGGGGCGGCGGCCGGTGGCCCGCGGCTGTCTCGACTGGACCGAGCGCAAGCCGCATCTGGCCGGGCTCGCGGGCGCGGCGCTGTGCCGGCACGCGCTGGACGCGGGCTGGTGCGTACGGATCGGGTCCGAGCGGGCGGTGAAGGTGACCGCGGCCGGAGAGCGGGCGCTGCACGCGGCGCTCGGCATCGAGCCGGCGGAGCTGCGATGA
- a CDS encoding acyl-CoA dehydrogenase family protein, protein MNLELSEEQEAVRRLAEDFVAREVAPHAVAWDRAEEVDRGIVKKLGAVGFLGLTIPEEYGGSGGDHLAYCLVTEELGRGDSSVRGIVSVSLGLVAKTVAAWGDEAQKRAWLPRLASGEAIGCFGLTEPGTGSDAGNLATRAVRDGDTYVIDGTKMFITNGTWADVVLLFARTGGPGHRGVSAFLVPTDTPGLTRRPVHGKLGLRGQATAELVLEGVRVPASAMLGPEGKGFSVAMSALAKGRMSVAAGCVGIAQAALDAAVRYAGEREQFGKPIASYQLVQELISDIAVDVDAARLLTWRVADLVDRGQDFATAASKAKLYASEAAVRSANNALQVFGGYGYIDEYPVGKLLRDARVMTLYEGTSQIQKLIIGRALTGVSAF, encoded by the coding sequence ATGAATCTGGAGCTCAGCGAGGAGCAGGAGGCCGTACGCCGGCTCGCCGAGGACTTCGTCGCCCGCGAGGTCGCCCCGCACGCCGTCGCCTGGGACCGCGCCGAGGAGGTGGACCGGGGCATCGTGAAGAAGCTCGGCGCCGTCGGCTTCCTCGGCCTGACCATCCCCGAGGAGTACGGCGGCTCCGGCGGCGACCACCTCGCCTACTGCCTGGTCACCGAGGAGCTGGGCCGCGGCGACTCCTCGGTCCGCGGCATCGTCTCCGTCTCGCTCGGCCTGGTCGCCAAGACCGTCGCCGCCTGGGGCGACGAGGCGCAGAAGCGCGCCTGGCTGCCCCGGCTCGCCTCCGGCGAGGCCATCGGCTGCTTCGGCCTCACCGAGCCCGGCACCGGCTCCGACGCCGGCAACCTCGCCACCCGGGCGGTCCGCGACGGCGACACCTACGTCATCGACGGCACCAAGATGTTCATCACCAACGGCACCTGGGCCGACGTGGTGCTGCTCTTCGCCCGCACCGGCGGCCCCGGCCACCGCGGCGTCTCCGCCTTCCTCGTCCCCACCGACACCCCCGGCCTCACCCGCCGCCCCGTGCACGGCAAGCTCGGCCTGCGCGGCCAGGCCACCGCCGAACTCGTCCTGGAGGGCGTCCGCGTCCCGGCGAGCGCCATGCTGGGCCCCGAGGGCAAGGGCTTCTCCGTCGCCATGTCCGCCCTCGCCAAGGGCCGGATGTCGGTCGCCGCCGGCTGCGTCGGCATCGCGCAGGCCGCCCTCGACGCGGCCGTCCGCTACGCCGGGGAGCGCGAGCAGTTCGGCAAGCCCATCGCCTCGTACCAGCTCGTCCAGGAACTCATCAGCGACATCGCCGTGGACGTCGACGCCGCCCGGCTGCTGACCTGGCGGGTCGCCGACCTCGTCGACCGCGGCCAGGACTTCGCCACCGCCGCCTCCAAGGCCAAGCTGTACGCCTCCGAGGCCGCCGTCCGCTCGGCGAACAACGCCCTCCAGGTCTTCGGCGGCTACGGCTACATCGACGAGTACCCGGTCGGCAAGCTGCTCCGCGACGCCCGCGTGATGACCCTCTACGAGGGCACCAGCCAGATCCAGAAGCTCATCATCGGACGCGCGCTCACCGGAGTCTCCGCCTTCTGA
- a CDS encoding HEAT repeat domain-containing protein, producing the protein MAEAGLGERLIAAVRAGGAEEARRLLEAGADPDTAGEDGLPLLCVAVAAYDAEAAGELAMGGADPNRLLPDGSTPLLRAIEGGSAAVVSATLAHDPGPRLRGPAGDRALAAARSWYERSGTATGERTRVPDDEFTYVDELVLDGRTVRAGHGAILTELEWGLGILTPVEELADRAVRYPDWEHVDWWAAVRLLGRRRSRETWSAVAALRRHPDPDHRRFAAHALWSLTLLENGKVPSYEAETSDLLARWATEETDARVLAAVLRAWSAEHDHPDMVATGLRYTGHPDAGVRAAVPDCVDGRPLDPGARAALLGLVRDQDGGVRGAAGAVLGRNLDGSPDVRQALVRLARDPEAEVRWMAAERLSEGDDHAPEVADALAGLLDEEFQLVRLIAAYGLMRHDDPRTADAYARIGPLEAGYEIDHRWHRVRDWEWKRRNGSAAAES; encoded by the coding sequence ATGGCCGAAGCAGGACTCGGCGAACGGCTCATAGCGGCGGTACGGGCGGGCGGCGCGGAGGAGGCCCGCCGGCTCCTGGAGGCGGGCGCCGACCCGGACACGGCGGGCGAGGACGGGCTGCCGCTGCTGTGCGTGGCGGTCGCGGCGTACGACGCGGAGGCGGCCGGGGAACTCGCGATGGGCGGCGCCGACCCGAACCGCCTGCTCCCCGACGGGTCGACCCCGCTGCTGCGGGCGATCGAGGGCGGCTCGGCCGCGGTCGTCTCGGCGACGCTCGCCCACGACCCGGGCCCGCGGCTGCGCGGGCCCGCCGGGGACCGGGCCCTGGCCGCCGCGCGCAGCTGGTACGAGCGGAGCGGGACGGCGACCGGCGAGCGGACCCGGGTGCCGGACGACGAGTTCACGTACGTCGACGAACTCGTCCTGGACGGACGCACGGTGCGGGCCGGGCACGGCGCGATCCTCACCGAGCTGGAGTGGGGGCTGGGCATCCTCACGCCCGTCGAGGAGCTGGCGGACCGGGCGGTGAGGTATCCGGACTGGGAGCACGTGGACTGGTGGGCCGCTGTGCGCCTGCTCGGCCGACGGCGCAGCAGGGAGACCTGGTCGGCCGTCGCGGCGCTGCGCCGGCATCCCGACCCGGACCACCGGCGGTTCGCCGCCCATGCCCTGTGGTCCCTGACGCTCCTCGAGAACGGCAAGGTCCCGTCGTACGAGGCCGAGACGAGCGACCTCCTGGCGCGCTGGGCGACGGAGGAGACGGACGCGCGGGTGCTGGCGGCGGTGCTCCGCGCCTGGTCGGCCGAGCACGACCACCCGGACATGGTGGCGACCGGGCTGCGGTACACCGGCCACCCGGACGCGGGGGTCCGCGCGGCGGTGCCGGACTGCGTCGACGGAAGGCCGCTCGACCCGGGGGCGCGGGCGGCGCTCCTCGGGCTCGTCCGGGACCAGGACGGCGGGGTGCGCGGCGCCGCGGGCGCGGTCCTCGGCAGGAACCTCGACGGCTCGCCGGACGTCCGTCAGGCGCTGGTCCGCCTGGCCCGTGACCCTGAGGCCGAGGTGCGGTGGATGGCCGCGGAGCGCCTCTCCGAGGGCGACGACCACGCGCCGGAGGTGGCCGACGCGCTCGCCGGGCTGCTGGACGAGGAGTTCCAACTGGTGCGGCTCATCGCCGCGTACGGTCTGATGCGGCACGACGACCCGCGCACCGCCGACGCCTACGCCCGCATCGGACCGCTGGAGGCCGGGTACGAGATCGACCACCGCTGGCACCGGGTGAGGGACTGGGAGTGGAAGCGGCGCAACGGTTCGGCCGCCGCCGAATCGTGA
- a CDS encoding YiaA/YiaB family inner membrane protein translates to MSDTPVKQQNTAAYYAQAVISFGLALAAVAIGVYQLDASAWVRAFLAISVLYLTTSAFTLAKVVRDRQEAGQIVSRVDQARLEKLLAEHDPFQKL, encoded by the coding sequence ATGAGCGACACACCGGTCAAGCAGCAGAACACCGCCGCCTACTACGCGCAGGCCGTCATCTCCTTCGGCCTCGCCCTGGCCGCCGTGGCCATCGGCGTCTACCAGCTCGACGCCAGCGCCTGGGTGCGGGCCTTCCTCGCCATCTCCGTCCTCTACCTCACCACCTCCGCCTTCACCCTCGCCAAGGTCGTCCGCGACCGGCAGGAGGCGGGTCAGATCGTCAGCCGGGTCGACCAGGCCCGCCTGGAGAAGCTGCTCGCCGAGCACGACCCCTTCCAGAAGCTCTGA
- a CDS encoding Zn-dependent alcohol dehydrogenase, with protein MIRAAVLPAVGSALEITGIVLPEPGPGQVRVRLAAAGVCHSDLSLSNGTMRVPVPAVLGHEGAGTVVSVGEGVTHVAPGDGVVLNWAPSCGSCHPCTLGEVWLCTNALAGAANVYARTEDGTELHPGLNVAAFAEETVVAANCVLPVPDGVPLTEAALLGCAVLTGWGAIHHSARVRAGETVVVFGVGGVGLATLQAARTAGAATIVAVDVSPEKEELARAAGATDYVVASDTTAKEIRALTGGHGADVAVECVGRAATIRTAWESTRRGGRTTVVGIGGKDQQVTFNALEIFHWGRTLAGCVYGNSNPAEDLPVLAEHIRAGRLDLSTLVTERITLEGIPGAFDNMLAGKGGRALVVF; from the coding sequence GTGATCCGCGCCGCCGTCCTGCCCGCCGTCGGCTCCGCCCTGGAGATCACCGGCATCGTCCTGCCCGAGCCCGGCCCCGGCCAGGTCCGGGTCCGGCTCGCCGCCGCCGGAGTGTGCCACTCCGACCTGTCGCTGTCCAACGGCACCATGCGGGTCCCCGTGCCCGCCGTCCTCGGCCACGAGGGCGCCGGCACTGTGGTCTCCGTCGGCGAGGGCGTCACCCACGTCGCCCCCGGCGACGGCGTCGTCCTCAACTGGGCGCCGTCCTGCGGCAGCTGCCACCCCTGCACCCTCGGCGAGGTGTGGCTGTGCACCAACGCGCTGGCCGGCGCGGCGAACGTGTACGCCCGCACCGAGGACGGCACCGAGCTCCACCCCGGGCTCAACGTCGCCGCCTTCGCCGAGGAGACCGTCGTCGCGGCCAACTGCGTGCTGCCCGTGCCCGACGGCGTGCCGCTCACCGAGGCCGCGCTGCTCGGCTGCGCCGTCCTCACCGGCTGGGGCGCGATCCACCACTCCGCCCGGGTCCGGGCCGGCGAGACCGTCGTGGTCTTCGGCGTCGGCGGCGTCGGCCTCGCCACCCTCCAGGCCGCCCGGACAGCCGGGGCCGCCACCATCGTCGCCGTCGACGTCTCGCCCGAGAAGGAGGAGCTGGCCCGGGCCGCCGGCGCCACCGACTACGTCGTCGCCTCCGACACCACCGCCAAGGAGATCAGGGCGCTCACCGGCGGACACGGCGCCGACGTGGCCGTCGAGTGCGTCGGCCGCGCCGCCACCATCCGTACCGCCTGGGAGTCCACCCGGCGCGGCGGCCGCACCACGGTCGTCGGCATCGGCGGCAAGGACCAGCAGGTCACCTTCAACGCCCTGGAGATCTTCCACTGGGGCCGCACCCTCGCCGGCTGCGTCTACGGCAACTCGAACCCCGCCGAGGACCTGCCCGTGCTCGCCGAGCACATTCGGGCCGGCCGCCTCGACCTGAGCACCCTGGTCACCGAACGGATCACCCTGGAGGGCATTCCCGGCGCCTTCGACAACATGCTCGCGGGCAAGGGCGGCCGCGCCCTCGTCGTGTTCTAG